In 'Nostoc azollae' 0708, the following are encoded in one genomic region:
- a CDS encoding N-acetylmuramoyl-L-alanine amidase, with translation MKKVLGLVVFNCLFTSSVALAQTSLLVVFPPTNYQTSAEKIFFIGTAPTDGQVLINSRPITCSKAGHFSPSFPLQLGENVFKVRYQNQELEIKVTRLSTQSELPQGLGFAKDSLTPAADIARLPGELICFGAVPPPQATVSVKLANQTIPLSPQPPQAQLPANSSVLTGINKPSTSTTSPKKYQGCTTVANVADLGQPQFSLTLNGQTITQTGKGRIQILDAAQLTVVEVTATSGVTRTGASTDYSRLTPLPKGTRATVTGKEGDWLRLDYGAWINSKETKIIPDALPPQTVISSVGYRQLPGATEMIFPLQMAVPVSVEQSDRTFTLTLYNTTAQTDTIRLDDNPLISRLDWQQVTPQQVKYTFNLKNLQQWGYNLRYDNTTMVLTLRHAPHLEQRKRLPLSGIKIVLDPGHGGKESGASGPTGYLEKDVNLIVSKLLRDELVQRGATVMMTREDDQDVSLVERQEIISKEEPAIALSIHYNSLPDDGDAEKTKGFGAFWYHPQSHSPAVFLHNYVVKKLRKPSYGVFWKNLALTRPSIAPSVLLELGFMSNPYEFEEVVNPEEQKKMAKTLADGVTEWFKAVK, from the coding sequence GTGAAAAAAGTCTTAGGATTAGTAGTGTTTAACTGTCTGTTTACCTCCTCCGTTGCTTTAGCACAAACATCACTCCTAGTAGTTTTTCCCCCAACAAACTACCAAACCAGTGCAGAAAAAATATTTTTTATCGGTACAGCGCCAACGGATGGACAAGTCCTTATCAATAGTAGACCAATTACCTGCAGTAAAGCTGGTCATTTTTCTCCCAGTTTCCCCTTACAGTTAGGGGAGAATGTATTTAAGGTACGTTACCAGAATCAGGAACTAGAGATTAAGGTAACAAGGTTGTCTACTCAATCAGAATTACCCCAAGGTTTAGGCTTTGCTAAAGATTCTCTGACTCCTGCTGCTGATATTGCTAGACTGCCGGGAGAATTGATTTGTTTTGGTGCTGTTCCACCTCCTCAAGCTACTGTCTCTGTCAAGCTGGCTAATCAAACCATTCCCTTGTCACCACAACCACCACAGGCGCAATTACCTGCTAATTCAAGTGTACTAACGGGAATAAATAAGCCTAGTACTAGTACTACTAGTCCTAAAAAATATCAAGGCTGTACAACAGTGGCCAATGTTGCTGATTTGGGACAACCTCAATTTAGTTTGACATTGAATGGTCAGACCATCACTCAAACTGGTAAGGGCAGAATTCAAATTCTTGATGCTGCACAGTTAACAGTTGTTGAAGTAACAGCAACTTCAGGGGTGACTCGTACAGGAGCAAGCACAGATTATTCTCGACTCACGCCACTACCAAAAGGTACAAGGGCAACAGTGACAGGTAAAGAGGGTGATTGGTTACGCTTAGACTATGGGGCTTGGATCAATAGCAAAGAAACCAAAATTATACCAGATGCACTACCACCACAGACGGTAATTAGTAGTGTCGGATATCGTCAGCTTCCAGGTGCGACAGAGATGATTTTTCCATTACAAATGGCTGTACCTGTGAGTGTGGAACAGAGCGATCGCACTTTCACACTCACCCTTTACAATACCACTGCCCAAACAGACACTATTCGTTTGGATGATAACCCCCTAATTTCCCGGCTAGATTGGCAACAGGTCACTCCACAACAGGTTAAATACACCTTTAACCTCAAAAATCTCCAGCAGTGGGGCTATAACCTGAGATACGACAATACAACTATGGTGTTAACTTTACGTCATGCACCGCATCTTGAACAAAGAAAACGCCTGCCTCTATCTGGCATCAAGATTGTACTTGATCCGGGACACGGTGGTAAAGAATCTGGTGCAAGTGGTCCAACGGGGTATTTAGAAAAAGATGTAAATTTGATAGTTTCTAAGTTACTGCGAGATGAGTTAGTGCAGCGTGGTGCAACAGTAATGATGACAAGGGAAGATGATCAGGATGTTTCTTTAGTAGAACGTCAGGAGATAATTAGTAAAGAAGAACCTGCGATCGCACTTTCTATCCATTACAATTCTTTACCTGATGATGGAGATGCCGAAAAAACCAAAGGCTTCGGGGCTTTTTGGTATCATCCCCAATCACATAGCCCAGCAGTGTTTTTACATAATTACGTAGTCAAAAAACTCCGAAAACCTTCCTATGGCGTCTTTTGGAAGAATTTAGCCCTGACTCGTCCCTCTATTGCACCTTCCGTACTATTGGAATTGGGTTTTATGAGTAATCCCTATGAGTTTGAAGAAGTAGTGAACCCAGAGGAACAGAAGAAAATGGCCAAGACTCTGGCTGATGGGGTGACAGAGTGGTTTAAAGCGGTCAAGTAA
- a CDS encoding ROK family protein, with product MQQVIGIDLGGTAIKLGRFTKDGNCLQSITVDTPQPATPEAVLFAMVDAIATLTKGNAQIDPDNQTIAIGVGTPGPADAAGRVAKVPINLAGWHDIPLADWLEAKTSKPTILANDANCAALGEAWLGAGRNFQNLILLTLGTGVGGAIILDGKLFVGHQGAAGELGLITLNPDGPTCNSGNHGSLEQHTSISAIRRRTGKEPAELGKLAQNGNPEALTFWQNYGKDLGIGLTSLIYVLTPQAVIIGGGISASFEFFFPAMQAEIEKRVLPTSRVRLQILPAELGNSAGMVGAAKLALGIGDR from the coding sequence GTGCAGCAAGTAATCGGTATTGATTTAGGTGGAACAGCGATTAAGCTAGGACGGTTTACAAAAGATGGAAATTGTCTACAATCTATAACTGTGGATACTCCCCAACCTGCAACACCAGAGGCTGTATTATTTGCAATGGTGGATGCCATAGCTACGCTGACCAAAGGTAACGCTCAAATAGACCCAGATAATCAAACTATAGCTATAGGTGTAGGAACTCCTGGCCCTGCTGATGCTGCTGGTAGAGTTGCCAAAGTTCCTATAAATTTAGCAGGATGGCATGATATACCTTTAGCAGATTGGTTAGAAGCAAAGACCAGTAAACCTACTATCCTCGCTAATGATGCTAACTGTGCAGCTTTAGGAGAAGCTTGGTTAGGTGCTGGACGTAATTTTCAAAATTTGATTTTGTTGACTTTAGGAACTGGGGTTGGTGGTGCAATTATTCTTGATGGTAAATTATTTGTCGGTCATCAAGGTGCAGCTGGAGAATTAGGTTTAATTACCTTAAACCCCGATGGTCCAACGTGCAATAGTGGTAATCACGGTTCTTTAGAACAGCATACTTCTATTTCCGCTATTCGTCGTCGCACAGGCAAAGAACCAGCAGAATTAGGCAAACTTGCCCAAAATGGTAATCCTGAAGCATTGACTTTTTGGCAGAATTATGGTAAGGACTTAGGAATTGGTTTAACGAGTTTAATTTATGTTCTCACACCCCAAGCAGTAATTATTGGTGGTGGTATCAGTGCGAGTTTTGAATTTTTCTTTCCAGCAATGCAAGCAGAAATTGAAAAGCGGGTTTTACCAACATCGCGTGTACGGTTACAAATATTACCAGCAGAACTGGGTAACTCAGCCGGAATGGTAGGTGCTGCTAAGTTAGCATTGGGAATAGGTGACAGGTGA
- a CDS encoding CTP synthase has product MTKFIFVTGGVVSSIGKGIVAASLGRLLKSRDYSVSILKLDPYINVDPGTMSPFQHGEVFVTQDGAETDLDLGHYERFTDTSMSRLNSVTTGLIYQSVINKERRGDYNGGTVQVIPHITNEIKDRILRVAKETNPSTVITEIGGTVGDIESLPFLEAIRQLRKEVGRQNVLYMHVTLLPWIASAGEMKTKPTQHSVKELRSIGIQPDILVCRCDRTIPVGLKQKLSEFCDVPVECVITCQDASSIYEVPLILEREGLAQQTLDLLQMEQGQPNLTQWEIMVERMYSPKYSVEIAIVGKYVRLSDAYLSVVESLRHAAIATHSDLRLRWVNSEALENEPAENYLAGVDGIIVPGGFGSRGIDGKIAAIKYARDRQIPFLGLCLGMQCSVIEWARNVEGLIDANSAEFDPYTNDPVINLLPEQQDVVDLGGTMRLGLYPCRIQPGTRAFELYQQEVIYERHRHRYEFNNLYRNTLLDSGYVVSGTSPDGRLVEIVEYPKHPFFIACQFHPEFRSRPSNPHPLFKGFMEAAIPLTQPTPTAPKPVQVS; this is encoded by the coding sequence ATGACTAAGTTTATCTTTGTAACTGGAGGCGTTGTTTCCAGTATTGGTAAAGGCATTGTAGCAGCTAGTCTGGGGAGGTTACTCAAATCACGGGATTATTCGGTATCCATTCTCAAACTCGATCCTTATATTAATGTTGATCCAGGTACGATGAGTCCCTTTCAACATGGGGAGGTTTTCGTTACCCAAGATGGTGCAGAAACAGATTTGGATTTGGGACATTATGAACGTTTTACAGATACTTCTATGTCTCGATTAAACAGCGTTACTACTGGCTTGATTTATCAGTCAGTAATTAATAAGGAACGCCGAGGAGACTATAATGGTGGAACTGTACAAGTAATTCCCCATATTACTAATGAAATTAAAGACAGAATTCTTAGAGTTGCTAAAGAAACTAATCCTTCCACCGTAATTACTGAAATTGGTGGGACTGTAGGTGATATTGAATCGCTGCCTTTTTTAGAAGCAATTCGCCAGTTACGTAAAGAAGTAGGACGGCAAAATGTCTTATATATGCACGTTACACTTTTGCCTTGGATTGCTTCAGCGGGAGAGATGAAAACTAAGCCAACACAACATTCTGTTAAGGAATTGAGATCAATTGGGATTCAACCAGATATTTTAGTCTGTCGGTGCGATCGCACAATCCCTGTCGGCTTAAAACAGAAATTATCAGAATTTTGCGATGTCCCAGTAGAATGCGTCATCACTTGCCAAGATGCCAGTAGTATCTATGAAGTACCCCTGATTTTAGAACGGGAAGGACTGGCACAACAAACGTTAGACCTCCTGCAAATGGAACAAGGCCAACCCAACTTAACACAGTGGGAAATAATGGTAGAACGGATGTATAGTCCCAAATACAGCGTCGAAATTGCCATTGTTGGTAAATATGTGCGTTTAAGTGATGCTTATCTATCTGTAGTCGAATCCTTACGTCATGCAGCTATTGCTACTCACAGCGATTTGCGTTTGCGGTGGGTAAACTCAGAAGCCTTAGAAAATGAACCAGCAGAAAACTATCTTGCAGGTGTTGATGGTATCATTGTTCCCGGTGGTTTTGGTAGCCGGGGTATAGATGGAAAAATTGCAGCAATTAAATACGCACGTGATCGCCAAATTCCCTTCTTAGGTTTATGCTTAGGAATGCAGTGTTCCGTAATTGAATGGGCTAGAAACGTAGAAGGCTTAATTGATGCCAACAGTGCTGAATTTGACCCCTACACCAATGATCCGGTTATTAACCTCTTGCCCGAACAACAAGATGTAGTTGATTTAGGTGGAACAATGCGCTTAGGACTCTATCCTTGTCGCATTCAACCAGGTACACGAGCATTTGAGCTTTATCAACAAGAAGTAATTTATGAACGCCATCGTCATCGCTATGAGTTTAACAACCTCTACCGCAATACCTTGTTAGACTCTGGTTATGTTGTGAGTGGGACTTCTCCCGATGGACGTTTAGTGGAAATTGTCGAATATCCCAAACATCCATTCTTTATAGCTTGCCAATTTCACCCAGAATTTCGATCTCGTCCTAGCAACCCCCATCCTTTATTTAAAGGATTCATGGAAGCAGCCATTCCTCTTACTCAACCCACTCCCACAGCACCAAAACCAGTTCAAGTTTCTTAA
- a CDS encoding glycosyltransferase family 61 protein: protein MQHLQATELIVPSFPGCVAWMPIWNCEFLKQQFLNTQYLKITSSKKRIYITLKLAKSRRLLNEEEILNFLQLYGFESVILELMSVEEQAVLFSQAEIFISSHGSEVG from the coding sequence ATTCAACATTTACAAGCTACTGAGTTAATTGTTCCTTCTTTCCCTGGTTGTGTAGCATGGATGCCTATTTGGAATTGCGAATTTTTAAAGCAACAGTTTTTAAATACACAATATCTAAAGATTACTTCTTCTAAGAAAAGGATTTATATTACTCTTAAATTAGCTAAAAGTCGCAGACTTTTAAATGAAGAGGAAATATTAAATTTCCTTCAGCTTTATGGTTTTGAATCAGTAATTTTAGAGTTAATGTCAGTAGAAGAACAAGCGGTATTATTTTCTCAAGCTGAAATTTTTATTTCTTCTCATGGAAGTGAAGTGGGTTAA
- a CDS encoding type IV pilin-like G/H family protein: MKTELKVKFLQYLLGKKKDDQGFTLIELLVVIIIIGILSAIALPSFLNQAKKAKQSESKTYVGSMNRGQQAYMTENDSFTSSIDAMGIGISTQTANYIFYANVGTGAGTEAYAVNYSVVTTTGSGLKNYGGNVYLKSIGANSELTSVAYLCETKDVEANGSVAVGTTGTTCTNSGKLIK, translated from the coding sequence ATGAAAACCGAACTGAAGGTAAAATTCTTACAATACCTCCTCGGTAAAAAGAAAGATGATCAAGGTTTCACCCTGATTGAATTGTTAGTTGTAATCATCATCATCGGTATTCTGTCCGCTATTGCGTTACCCTCCTTCTTAAACCAAGCGAAGAAAGCTAAACAGTCTGAATCTAAGACCTACGTTGGTTCTATGAACAGAGGTCAGCAAGCATACATGACAGAAAACGATTCCTTTACTAGCAGTATTGATGCTATGGGCATTGGTATTTCCACTCAGACAGCTAATTATATATTCTATGCTAACGTTGGTACTGGAGCTGGTACAGAGGCTTATGCTGTTAACTATTCAGTTGTAACAACCACAGGAAGTGGACTGAAAAACTACGGTGGTAATGTTTATTTGAAATCAATCGGTGCTAACTCTGAGTTAACGAGCGTAGCGTACCTCTGTGAAACCAAGGACGTGGAAGCTAATGGTAGTGTAGCCGTTGGTACAACTGGCACAACTTGTACTAACAGCGGTAAACTAATTAAGTAA
- a CDS encoding ISAs1 family transposase, whose protein sequence is MASIEAIQKTLVENFGDIKDPRVERTKKHQLTDILVIGILVVIAGAQGWEDIQKYGISKQRCLEEFLGLSNGIPSDDTFPRVFELINPEELNRCFWRWIETISHRQISYFRILHMN, encoded by the coding sequence GTGGCATCCATTGAAGCCATTCAAAAGACTTTAGTGGAGAATTTTGGAGACATCAAAGACCCAAGAGTAGAGCGAACAAAGAAACATCAACTCACAGATATCCTGGTAATTGGGATTCTGGTAGTGATAGCCGGAGCCCAAGGGTGGGAAGATATCCAGAAGTATGGCATCAGTAAGCAAAGGTGCTTAGAAGAGTTTTTAGGATTATCAAACGGAATCCCTTCCGATGACACCTTCCCACGAGTATTTGAGTTGATCAATCCAGAAGAACTAAATCGTTGTTTCTGGAGATGGATAGAAACCATTAGTCATCGTCAAATATCCTATTTCAGAATTTTACACATGAATTAA
- a CDS encoding ABC transporter permease, with the protein MTITTRQLPSFLKFTKNPTLSQGLMLIGLCMTLFFIFIAFLAPVFQSWGWLQNPKEFLSNPIHNAPSAKHWFGTSRLGYDVFSRTIFSAQAALQVVILATALSMIVGVPLGMVSGYLGGRLDKVLLFLMDSIYTLPGLLLSVTLAFVVGRGILNAAIAISIAYIPQYYRVVRNDTVSVKTEVYIEAAQAMGASTWIVLSRYLFFNVIQSVPVLFTLNAADAILVLGGLGFLGLGLPEDVPEWGYDLKQALEALPTGIWWTTLFPGLGMTIMVVGLSLLGEGLNEFVNPRLRR; encoded by the coding sequence ATGACCATTACAACACGTCAACTACCAAGTTTCCTCAAATTTACTAAAAATCCTACCCTATCTCAGGGTTTGATGCTAATAGGGTTATGTATGACGCTATTTTTTATCTTTATAGCCTTTTTGGCACCTGTTTTTCAAAGTTGGGGATGGTTACAAAACCCCAAAGAATTTCTCTCTAACCCTATTCATAATGCACCTTCAGCTAAACATTGGTTTGGTACAAGTAGGTTGGGTTATGATGTCTTCTCGCGGACTATATTTAGCGCACAAGCTGCACTGCAAGTAGTTATCTTAGCTACTGCACTTAGTATGATAGTGGGTGTGCCTTTAGGGATGGTGAGTGGCTATTTGGGGGGAAGATTGGATAAAGTGCTGCTGTTTCTCATGGACAGTATTTATACTTTACCGGGATTACTGCTTTCCGTGACACTGGCTTTTGTGGTAGGTAGAGGAATTTTAAATGCTGCGATCGCAATCAGTATAGCCTACATCCCCCAATATTATCGCGTAGTTCGTAACGACACAGTCAGCGTCAAAACAGAAGTCTATATCGAAGCCGCACAAGCAATGGGTGCTTCTACCTGGATTGTACTTTCACGCTATCTATTTTTCAATGTCATTCAAAGCGTTCCCGTCCTCTTTACCCTCAACGCCGCAGATGCCATATTAGTTTTAGGCGGTTTAGGCTTTTTGGGTTTAGGACTGCCAGAAGACGTACCCGAATGGGGCTATGATTTAAAACAAGCTCTAGAAGCACTACCTACAGGCATTTGGTGGACTACCCTCTTTCCCGGTTTAGGGATGACAATTATGGTGGTAGGGTTATCACTACTTGGTGAAGGCTTGAATGAATTTGTCAATCCCCGTCTGAGAAGATAA
- the trxB gene encoding thioredoxin-disulfide reductase — MTNSTAENLVIIGSGPAGYTAAIYGGRANLKPVVFEGFQAGGLPGGQLMTTTEVENFPGFPQGITGPELMDNMKAQAERWGAELYTEDVISVDLSQRPFTIRSQEREVKAHSLIIATGATAKRLGLPSENEFWSRGISACAICDGATPIFRGVELAVIGAGDSAAEEAIYLTKYGSQVHLLVRSEKMRASKAMQDRVFSNPKIKVHWHTEAVDVVGKGNMTGVQVRNNQTGEESTINAKGLFYAVGHTPNTGLLQGQLELDEVAYIITKHGGVETSIDGVFAAGDVQDHEFRQAITAAGTGCMAAMLAERWLSSRNLIHEFHHQSETAANELAAQPAAEKTETEFNLQATRHEGGYALRKLFHESDRLILVKYVSPGCGPCHTLKPILNKVVDEFDGKIYLVEIDIDKDRDIAENAGVIGTPTVQFFKDKELVKEVRGVKQKSEYRQLIESNL, encoded by the coding sequence ATGACTAACTCCACAGCAGAAAACTTAGTAATTATCGGTTCTGGACCCGCAGGGTATACAGCAGCTATCTATGGGGGACGTGCTAATTTAAAGCCTGTCGTTTTTGAAGGATTCCAAGCAGGAGGTTTACCTGGTGGACAACTCATGACAACGACGGAAGTTGAGAACTTTCCAGGTTTTCCCCAGGGTATAACGGGACCAGAACTGATGGATAATATGAAGGCACAGGCAGAACGCTGGGGGGCTGAGTTATATACTGAAGATGTGATATCAGTGGATTTAAGTCAACGTCCATTTACTATCCGTTCCCAAGAAAGGGAAGTGAAGGCACATAGTTTAATTATCGCTACTGGTGCAACAGCGAAACGTTTAGGTTTACCTAGTGAAAATGAATTTTGGAGTCGGGGAATTTCCGCTTGTGCGATTTGTGATGGTGCTACTCCAATTTTTCGCGGTGTGGAGTTAGCAGTTATTGGTGCGGGGGACTCGGCCGCTGAGGAAGCTATTTATTTAACGAAATATGGTTCTCAGGTACATTTGTTGGTGCGTTCTGAGAAAATGCGGGCTTCCAAAGCGATGCAAGATAGAGTTTTTAGTAACCCGAAAATAAAGGTACATTGGCATACAGAAGCAGTCGATGTGGTTGGTAAAGGTAATATGACGGGTGTGCAGGTCCGTAATAATCAAACTGGGGAAGAAAGCACAATTAATGCCAAAGGTTTATTTTACGCTGTTGGCCATACGCCCAATACAGGATTGCTTCAGGGACAATTAGAATTGGATGAGGTGGCGTACATTATCACTAAACACGGTGGCGTAGAAACCAGTATAGATGGTGTATTTGCGGCAGGTGATGTGCAGGATCATGAGTTTCGGCAAGCTATTACTGCTGCGGGTACTGGTTGTATGGCGGCCATGTTGGCGGAAAGATGGTTATCATCAAGGAATTTAATTCATGAGTTTCATCATCAGTCAGAAACCGCTGCTAATGAATTAGCAGCACAACCAGCAGCAGAGAAAACAGAAACAGAGTTTAATTTGCAAGCGACACGCCATGAAGGTGGTTATGCTTTAAGAAAATTATTCCATGAGAGCGATCGCTTGATCTTAGTTAAATATGTCTCTCCTGGTTGTGGTCCCTGTCATACCTTGAAACCAATATTAAATAAAGTAGTGGATGAATTCGATGGTAAAATCTACCTTGTCGAAATAGACATTGACAAAGATAGAGACATTGCCGAAAATGCTGGAGTGATTGGAACACCTACGGTACAGTTCTTTAAAGATAAGGAACTAGTCAAGGAAGTTAGAGGTGTAAAGCAGAAAAGTGAATATCGGCAGTTAATTGAAAGTAATCTGTAG
- a CDS encoding IS66 family transposase: MNSSSKTDFALFHGSDTRFPGELESVLGLSYSGVLSCDDFTAYNGYPVTAQQKCQAHLPRHFKTLTKIPGFNHQEVGTKFIDLIDEGFKNYPLFQQTQNLHELLTWPS, translated from the coding sequence ATAAATAGTTCATCAAAAACGGACTTCGCTTTATTTCATGGGTCTGATACTCGTTTTCCTGGCGAGTTAGAATCTGTTCTGGGGTTAAGTTACTCTGGTGTACTCAGTTGTGATGACTTTACTGCCTATAACGGTTATCCGGTCACAGCTCAACAGAAATGTCAGGCACATCTACCCCGTCACTTCAAGACACTAACCAAGATTCCTGGCTTCAATCACCAAGAAGTTGGCACAAAATTCATCGACCTCATAGATGAAGGTTTTAAAAACTACCCCTTATTCCAACAAACCCAAAACCTTCATGAACTCTTGACTTGGCCATCCTAG
- a CDS encoding type IV pilin-like G/H family protein codes for MIGILSASALPSLLSRANKIKQTEAKLYTGSMNRAQQAYYLENSAFTTSIDELGVGIQQKTENYQYIITLNNHLK; via the coding sequence ATGATTGGTATACTGTCTGCGAGCGCCCTACCTTCTTTGTTGAGTAGAGCTAATAAAATTAAGCAGACTGAGGCTAAACTATATACTGGCTCAATGAACCGCGCTCAACAAGCTTATTACCTAGAAAATAGTGCGTTTACTACTTCTATTGACGAATTAGGAGTTGGTATTCAACAAAAAACGGAGAATTACCAATATATAATCACTTTAAATAATCACTTGAAATAA
- a CDS encoding tetratricopeptide repeat protein, with protein sequence MELSTLFLNQNKCPEAVAILGRIIDIYNHEQVYFTLGKYWMKFENDQQAIVYLRKSIGINPDLTEAYY encoded by the coding sequence GTGGAATTAAGCACTTTATTTTTAAACCAAAATAAATGCCCAGAAGCAGTTGCTATTCTAGGCAGGATTATTGATATTTACAACCATGAACAAGTTTATTTTACTCTTGGTAAGTACTGGATGAAATTTGAAAATGATCAGCAAGCAATTGTTTATTTACGAAAATCTATCGGTATTAATCCTGATTTAACAGAAGCATATTATTGA
- a CDS encoding DUF2085 domain-containing protein, translating to MQMVVLSRLLQVNWVSLFADFLLAGMVFGPPIAPFLAASGVFLLPGIADMIYFMGDHVCPQPTLGLELSPPFIMAVCMRCYGTVTGLLITRILYEVTGRKGIFWLCQYGWDGVAFASVLMMAYPLELAAQVFGLWDFNNYIVTPFGLITGLAWGLFTMPILHFRKTL from the coding sequence ATGCAAATGGTGGTTTTATCAAGGTTATTACAGGTTAATTGGGTGAGTCTTTTTGCTGATTTCCTGTTAGCTGGAATGGTTTTTGGTCCCCCGATTGCTCCTTTTCTGGCTGCTTCTGGTGTGTTTTTGCTTCCGGGTATTGCGGACATGATTTACTTTATGGGTGATCATGTATGTCCTCAGCCTACACTTGGTTTGGAGTTATCTCCACCTTTTATTATGGCGGTATGTATGCGCTGTTATGGGACGGTAACTGGACTATTAATTACTCGGATTTTGTATGAAGTGACTGGTCGTAAGGGTATTTTTTGGTTATGTCAATATGGTTGGGATGGTGTGGCTTTTGCTAGTGTGTTAATGATGGCTTATCCGTTGGAGTTAGCAGCGCAAGTTTTTGGTTTGTGGGATTTTAACAATTACATTGTTACGCCTTTTGGTTTAATTACGGGTTTGGCTTGGGGTTTATTTACCATGCCAATTTTGCATTTTCGTAAGACATTATAA
- a CDS encoding glycosyltransferase family 4 protein, giving the protein MTIGKPNLKIIVDGVFFQLHILGVARVWMELLKAWIKSGYAENIIVLDRQGSAFNFPPDAVFHPLGTMPRLPGLKYRLIPGYSYENAQTDMQMLQEICDEENADLFVSTYYTRPINTPSVLMLHDMIPEIEGLDEPQWKQKHECIRSASAYIAVSQNTAKDFSHFFPEIDHVLVKVIYNGVDHQVFRPASLTEINQFKQSYGITKPYFLLVGVRTGYKNALLFFKSFAQLPNQEDFSIVCVGGGWGIEEQFKEYITQTQILKLQLTDQELSMAYSGAITLVYPSLYEGFGLAVLEAIACGCPVITYPSSAIPEVLGKAALYIDDDIEIMKRALITIQHEQIRQTLIQAGLAQAEKFSWSKMAEEVSNVFIDETLKFLNLREINLIIFPDWSQSEGDLYIQLVEVIKKRVSDINSYKTTLLIYVLDDTEGETADLLLSSIAVNLMMEDEIDITENLEISLMLDINEKHWKSLLPHLHGRIILDAENQEVIVKFSAEKLLVWK; this is encoded by the coding sequence ATGACAATTGGTAAACCTAATTTAAAAATCATTGTAGATGGAGTGTTTTTCCAACTTCATATTTTGGGGGTAGCTAGAGTATGGATGGAATTACTCAAGGCATGGATTAAAAGCGGATATGCTGAAAACATAATTGTTTTAGATCGTCAAGGAAGTGCATTTAATTTTCCTCCAGATGCTGTTTTTCATCCATTAGGGACAATGCCAAGATTACCAGGATTAAAGTATAGGTTAATTCCTGGTTATAGTTATGAAAATGCTCAAACTGATATGCAAATGTTACAAGAAATTTGTGATGAGGAAAATGCTGATTTATTTGTTTCTACCTACTATACAAGACCTATTAATACTCCCAGTGTTTTAATGCTTCATGATATGATTCCTGAAATTGAGGGTTTGGATGAACCTCAATGGAAGCAGAAACATGAATGTATTAGATCTGCCTCTGCATATATAGCAGTTTCTCAAAATACAGCTAAAGATTTTTCCCACTTCTTTCCAGAAATTGATCATGTTTTAGTTAAGGTCATTTATAATGGTGTAGATCATCAAGTATTTCGTCCAGCTAGTTTAACCGAAATTAATCAATTTAAACAATCTTATGGTATTACTAAACCCTATTTTCTTTTAGTGGGAGTAAGAACTGGTTATAAGAATGCTCTCTTATTTTTTAAGTCGTTTGCTCAGTTACCAAATCAAGAAGATTTCTCTATTGTTTGTGTTGGTGGTGGTTGGGGAATAGAAGAACAATTTAAAGAATATATTACTCAAACACAAATTTTAAAATTGCAACTTACTGATCAGGAATTAAGTATGGCTTATTCAGGTGCGATCACACTTGTTTACCCGTCTTTGTATGAAGGATTCGGTCTAGCTGTGTTAGAAGCTATAGCTTGTGGTTGTCCAGTAATTACTTACCCCAGTTCTGCTATTCCTGAGGTGCTTGGTAAAGCCGCGCTTTATATTGATGATGATATTGAAATCATGAAAAGAGCTTTAATAACTATTCAACATGAACAAATAAGACAAACTCTCATTCAAGCAGGATTAGCACAAGCTGAGAAGTTTTCCTGGTCAAAAATGGCTGAAGAAGTGAGTAATGTTTTCATTGATGAAACTCTAAAGTTTTTAAACTTGCGAGAAATTAATCTAATCATATTCCCTGATTGGAGTCAATCAGAAGGTGATTTATATATTCAACTAGTTGAAGTAATTAAAAAACGAGTGAGCGATATTAATTCTTATAAAACTACTTTACTGATATATGTTCTTGATGATACTGAAGGGGAAACTGCTGATTTACTGTTATCCAGTATAGCAGTTAATTTAATGATGGAAGATGAGATTGATATTACCGAAAATCTGGAAATTTCACTAATGCTAGACATCAATGAAAAACATTGGAAAAGTCTCTTACCACATTTGCATGGTAGAATTATATTAGATGCGGAAAATCAAGAAGTTATAGTCAAATTTTCAGCAGAAAAACTACTAGTTTGGAAATAG